From Bradyrhizobium sp. NDS-1, the proteins below share one genomic window:
- a CDS encoding FAD binding domain-containing protein codes for MKARAFSYFRAATIDQALDAHARAGDDARFIAGGQSLVPALSLRLQATRLLIDITHIDELRGVRREGDALRIGALTRHCEMLSEPLIAEFAPLLHAAAPFVAHPAIRNRGTFGGSIALADPASEFPAMTLALDAEVEIAGPSGRRRVKADNFFIDLFETALQAGELITAIYVPLFKVGQRFAFDELARRRGDYALVGCGMLATCTDERIDDIRISFFSVGNTPTRVKGVEATLIGARLDAERIAAAQGALEGDLAPPDSDEVPPAMRLHLARVLLGRLLGRLGEGA; via the coding sequence GTGAAGGCGAGGGCTTTCAGCTATTTTCGTGCTGCGACAATCGACCAGGCGCTCGACGCTCACGCGCGTGCCGGCGACGATGCGCGTTTCATCGCCGGCGGCCAGAGCCTGGTGCCGGCGCTGTCGCTGCGGCTCCAGGCGACGCGGCTGCTGATCGACATCACCCACATTGACGAACTGCGCGGTGTCAGGCGCGAAGGCGATGCTTTGCGCATCGGCGCGCTGACGCGCCATTGCGAGATGCTGAGCGAGCCGTTGATCGCCGAGTTTGCGCCGCTGCTGCACGCGGCGGCGCCGTTCGTCGCGCATCCGGCCATCCGCAACCGCGGCACGTTCGGGGGCAGCATTGCCCTCGCCGATCCCGCCTCCGAATTTCCGGCGATGACGCTGGCGCTCGATGCCGAGGTCGAGATCGCCGGCCCTTCCGGCCGCCGGCGCGTCAAGGCCGACAATTTCTTCATCGACCTGTTCGAGACCGCGTTGCAGGCTGGCGAGCTGATCACCGCAATCTACGTTCCGCTGTTCAAGGTCGGTCAGCGCTTTGCCTTCGACGAGCTGGCGCGGCGGCGCGGGGATTACGCGCTGGTCGGGTGCGGCATGCTCGCAACCTGCACCGACGAGCGTATCGACGACATCCGCATCTCTTTCTTCTCGGTCGGAAATACGCCAACGCGGGTGAAGGGGGTTGAGGCCACATTGATCGGCGCGAGGCTGGATGCGGAACGCATCGCGGCCGCGCAAGGAGCGCTCGAAGGCGATCTCGCGCCGCCCGACAGCGACGAGGTGCCTCCGGCGATGCGCCTGCATCTCGCGCGCGTGTTGCTGGGACGCCTGCTCGGACGTCTCGGAGAGGGCGCATGA
- a CDS encoding (2Fe-2S)-binding protein, with translation MSSFDETLLDETDETVRIRLVVNGRKIACEVAPRETLVDCLRDKLELTGTHAGCEMGACGACLVQIDGRAAHSCLIFAVQADGARIETIEGLTESGVIADLQAEFHRRNALQCGFCTPGMLVNAQELLSQATQPSREDIRDALSGNYCRCTGYEAIIDAIDAVAKARRESGGAT, from the coding sequence ATGAGCAGCTTCGACGAAACTCTGCTGGACGAGACCGACGAGACGGTGCGCATTCGCCTGGTCGTCAACGGCCGCAAGATCGCCTGTGAGGTCGCGCCGCGCGAGACGCTGGTCGATTGTCTGCGCGACAAGCTGGAGCTGACCGGTACGCATGCGGGCTGTGAGATGGGAGCCTGCGGCGCCTGTCTGGTGCAGATTGACGGCCGTGCCGCGCATTCCTGCTTGATCTTTGCGGTGCAAGCCGACGGCGCCAGGATTGAGACGATCGAAGGTCTGACCGAGAGCGGAGTGATCGCCGACCTCCAGGCTGAGTTCCACCGCCGCAATGCGCTGCAATGCGGCTTCTGCACGCCGGGCATGTTGGTCAATGCCCAGGAGTTGCTCTCGCAAGCGACGCAGCCGAGTCGGGAGGACATCCGCGACGCACTTTCGGGCAATTACTGCCGCTGCACCGGCTATGAGGCGATCATCGACGCCATCGATGCTGTGGCGAAAGCGCGCCGCGAAAGCGGAGGCGCGACATGA
- a CDS encoding TetR/AcrR family transcriptional regulator — MRAADRERAIVDEAIRFFAERGFEGQTRELAKRMGITHSAIYRHFPSKEALIERVYQEVYLSRWSPDWGPMIRDRSLSLEARLTRFYLDYVDRVFEYNWVRIFVFSGMKSFGITSRYLDIVRREIIEPAAAELRHELKLPDAKAHALSERETELFWGLHGRIFYLAIRKFIYETPIPSDLDAIVRDAVQTFMDGAKTTMPRLLESD, encoded by the coding sequence ATGCGTGCCGCTGACCGCGAGCGCGCGATCGTGGACGAGGCGATCCGCTTCTTCGCCGAGCGCGGCTTCGAGGGTCAGACCCGCGAGCTCGCCAAGCGCATGGGCATCACGCATTCGGCGATCTATCGCCACTTCCCGAGCAAGGAAGCACTGATCGAGCGGGTCTATCAGGAGGTTTATCTCAGCCGCTGGTCACCCGATTGGGGACCGATGATCCGCGATCGTTCGTTGTCGCTGGAAGCGAGGCTGACACGCTTCTATCTCGACTATGTCGACCGCGTGTTCGAGTACAATTGGGTGCGGATCTTCGTGTTCTCCGGCATGAAGTCGTTCGGCATCACCAGCCGCTATCTCGACATCGTCAGACGCGAGATCATCGAGCCCGCGGCCGCCGAGCTGCGCCACGAGCTGAAGCTACCCGACGCAAAGGCTCACGCATTGAGTGAACGCGAGACCGAGCTGTTCTGGGGCCTGCACGGCCGCATCTTCTATCTGGCTATCCGCAAGTTCATCTACGAGACGCCGATTCCATCAGACCTCGACGCGATCGTCCGCGACGCCGTCCAGACATTCATGGACGGCGCGAAGACGACGATGCCGAGGCTTCTGGAGAGCGACTGA